The following are encoded in a window of Polynucleobacter sp. AP-Kolm-20A-A1 genomic DNA:
- the fabG gene encoding 3-oxoacyl-ACP reductase FabG — protein MNLDLSGQIALVTGASRGIGQAIADELVKCGAKVIGTATSESGAKAIDERLKASGGAGKVLNVTAPNACEEIIDLIVKEYGGINILVNNAGITRDNLAMRMKGDEWTDVIDTNLSSVFRLSQAVMRPMMKARGGRIINITSIVGHMGNPGQANYAAAKAGVSGMTRALAREIGSRNITVNCVAPGFIDTDMTRALSEEQQNALKVNIPLARLGSPEDVAQAVAFLASPAAGYITGNTLHVNGGLYLA, from the coding sequence ATGAATCTCGACTTAAGTGGACAAATTGCCTTGGTAACTGGCGCCTCACGGGGTATCGGGCAGGCGATTGCGGATGAGTTAGTAAAGTGCGGCGCAAAAGTGATTGGTACTGCTACCTCCGAAAGTGGAGCAAAAGCAATTGATGAGCGCTTAAAAGCATCGGGCGGTGCCGGCAAAGTATTGAATGTGACTGCGCCGAACGCTTGCGAAGAAATTATTGATTTAATTGTTAAAGAGTATGGCGGCATCAATATTTTGGTTAACAACGCTGGCATCACTCGCGATAACTTAGCAATGCGCATGAAGGGTGATGAGTGGACGGATGTAATCGACACCAACTTAAGTTCAGTTTTCCGCCTGTCACAAGCGGTTATGCGTCCAATGATGAAGGCTCGTGGTGGCCGCATTATTAATATCACTTCAATTGTGGGTCATATGGGCAATCCTGGCCAAGCCAACTACGCTGCTGCAAAAGCGGGTGTTTCTGGTATGACCCGTGCTTTAGCTCGTGAAATTGGCAGTCGGAATATCACCGTGAACTGCGTTGCCCCTGGATTTATTGATACCGATATGACACGCGCCCTGAGCGAAGAGCAGCAAAACGCCCTAAAAGTGAACATTCCGTTAGCTAGACTGGGTAGTCCTGAGGATGTGGCCCAAGCGGTGGCATTTTTAGCCTCTCCAGCCGCTGGATACATTACGGGGAATACCCTACACGTCAATGGCGGGCTCTATTTAGCCTAA
- the acpP gene encoding acyl carrier protein gives MDNIEQRVKKIVAEQLGVAEAEIKNESSFVNDLGADSLDTVELVMALEDEFGIEIPDEEAEKITTVQLAIDFAKSKAQG, from the coding sequence ATGGACAACATCGAACAACGCGTTAAGAAAATCGTCGCTGAGCAATTAGGCGTCGCAGAAGCAGAGATCAAAAATGAATCTTCTTTTGTGAACGACTTGGGCGCTGACTCTCTTGACACTGTTGAGCTGGTTATGGCTTTGGAAGATGAATTCGGCATCGAAATTCCTGATGAGGAAGCTGAAAAGATCACTACAGTTCAGCTCGCGATCGACTTCGCTAAATCAAAAGCTCAGGGTTAA
- the fabF gene encoding beta-ketoacyl-ACP synthase II — MSASNGRRRVVVTGLGLISPVGNSVDVAWSNLLAGKSGIATITKFDHTPLSVHFAGEVKDFNVEEYVSAKEARHMDTFIHYGIAAGTQAIRDSGLEITEQNAERVGVMVGSGIGGLPMIEETGAELLARGPRRISPFFVPGSIINMISGHLSILFGLKGPNVAAVTACTTGLHSIGLAARLIQYGDADVMVAGGAESTISALGVGGFASARALSTRNDDPATASRPWDKDRDGFVLGEGAGVVVLEEYEHAKARGAKIYCELLGFGMSGDAYHMTAPNMDGPRRCMVNAMRDAKLNPDQIQYLNAHGTSTPLGDKNETEAIKAALGDHAKKALINSTKSMTGHLLGGAGGLESVFTILALHNQKSPPTINIFNQDPECDLDYCANTARDVKIDHAVKNNFGFGGTNGTLIFGKLT, encoded by the coding sequence GTGTCAGCATCAAATGGCCGACGCCGGGTAGTAGTTACCGGCCTTGGTCTCATCTCACCTGTTGGTAATTCAGTTGATGTAGCTTGGTCTAATTTGCTCGCGGGCAAATCAGGCATCGCTACCATCACGAAGTTTGACCACACTCCGCTTAGCGTTCATTTCGCTGGAGAGGTGAAAGATTTCAATGTTGAAGAATATGTTTCTGCTAAAGAAGCGCGCCATATGGATACCTTTATCCATTACGGCATTGCTGCTGGTACGCAAGCTATTCGCGACAGCGGTCTAGAGATTACCGAGCAAAACGCCGAGCGTGTTGGCGTAATGGTTGGCTCTGGCATTGGCGGCTTGCCAATGATTGAGGAGACCGGTGCAGAGCTTTTAGCTCGTGGCCCTCGTCGCATCTCGCCATTCTTTGTTCCGGGCTCAATCATTAATATGATTTCTGGCCACCTCAGTATTTTGTTTGGCCTTAAAGGTCCGAACGTAGCTGCAGTGACTGCCTGTACTACTGGTTTACACAGCATCGGATTAGCTGCGCGTTTAATTCAGTATGGTGATGCTGACGTCATGGTTGCTGGTGGCGCTGAATCAACTATTTCTGCCTTAGGTGTTGGCGGCTTTGCTTCTGCAAGAGCCTTATCAACACGTAATGATGATCCTGCAACTGCATCACGTCCTTGGGATAAAGATCGCGATGGTTTTGTTCTTGGCGAAGGTGCTGGTGTAGTGGTACTCGAAGAGTATGAGCATGCCAAGGCACGTGGCGCAAAAATTTATTGCGAACTGCTTGGCTTTGGCATGAGTGGCGATGCGTATCACATGACTGCACCAAATATGGATGGCCCACGCCGTTGCATGGTTAATGCAATGCGTGACGCTAAATTGAATCCAGATCAAATTCAGTATTTAAATGCTCACGGAACTTCTACACCGCTTGGTGACAAGAATGAAACCGAAGCAATCAAAGCAGCTTTGGGTGATCACGCTAAAAAGGCTTTAATCAACTCCACCAAGTCCATGACGGGCCACCTTTTGGGCGGCGCTGGCGGCTTGGAGTCTGTTTTCACAATTCTGGCTCTTCATAACCAGAAATCACCGCCTACTATCAACATCTTCAATCAAGATCCTGAGTGTGACTTGGACTACTGCGCCAATACTGCTAGGGACGTGAAGATTGACCATGCAGTCAAAAACAATTTTGGCTTTGGGGGTACTAACGGTACCTTGATTTTCGGCAAATTGACCTAA